The following coding sequences lie in one Methylotuvimicrobium alcaliphilum 20Z genomic window:
- a CDS encoding SPOR domain-containing protein, protein MVEKANQAANRPYGLAKPAIKSLITAERAQKFELLIHLIINFNRPLIVNGPAGIGKSTLLTVLREQRPVEGHYCFMTGDHQLSFSSIQEQLRSFLEMEQPACKGFSLGDAIALLEQKKLKLILMIDNAGELMPGLIDALSEYALVNPALRVIFSLTQDELYIKSRSDRSVEDCHFIEMLPLSEKQCRDFLQNLSGKPDAPISFNAVSDNMVEYVYRETHGIPGKIVAELPRLSDFERLGAPVRFSIGLFALLAIAGIAFVGWEALAPESDHELTESLPRSQQQALSVPLPVEKFAGKQMVNDRIVTDVSEQKPKMTNVVTAPVAAVPDRKIETTVKNKEINDLEVVSDSAENDKLENPIAGPSIIKAEPLVPTVADEKIETKPQETIDSNRSEDDRSWLFKQSSDHFTLQLMVLSSRQSIVNVLNKYRHLKQDLKYLETRIGGKEKFILLYGSFSSHPEAERSTGKLPAEFKGAWVRRFAVLQNDIKNAN, encoded by the coding sequence ATGGTCGAAAAGGCTAATCAGGCTGCGAATAGGCCGTATGGCTTGGCAAAGCCGGCGATTAAATCGTTAATTACTGCCGAGCGCGCTCAAAAGTTCGAGTTATTGATTCATTTGATAATCAATTTTAATCGTCCGTTGATCGTTAACGGCCCGGCCGGCATCGGTAAGTCGACATTGCTGACGGTCTTGCGCGAGCAGCGTCCGGTCGAGGGGCATTATTGTTTCATGACCGGCGATCATCAGTTAAGTTTTTCGTCGATTCAAGAGCAGTTGCGCAGTTTTTTGGAGATGGAACAGCCGGCTTGCAAAGGCTTTTCCCTGGGTGATGCGATCGCATTGCTTGAGCAGAAAAAACTCAAGTTAATCTTGATGATCGATAATGCCGGCGAATTGATGCCTGGCTTGATAGATGCCTTATCGGAATATGCTTTGGTTAACCCGGCATTAAGAGTTATTTTTTCGCTAACTCAGGACGAGCTGTATATCAAAAGTCGTTCGGACCGGTCTGTCGAGGATTGTCATTTTATCGAGATGTTGCCGCTGTCGGAAAAACAATGCCGAGATTTTTTGCAAAATCTTTCCGGGAAGCCGGACGCGCCGATTTCGTTCAATGCGGTCAGCGATAACATGGTGGAGTATGTCTACCGCGAAACACATGGCATTCCGGGGAAAATTGTTGCTGAATTACCTCGCTTGTCCGATTTCGAGCGGTTGGGGGCACCCGTCCGGTTTTCAATTGGGTTGTTTGCGCTTCTTGCGATCGCAGGTATCGCCTTCGTCGGCTGGGAGGCTTTAGCCCCTGAATCCGATCATGAATTAACGGAGTCTTTGCCTAGGTCGCAGCAACAGGCCTTGTCGGTTCCGTTGCCGGTTGAAAAGTTTGCCGGCAAACAGATGGTAAATGACCGCATCGTTACCGATGTCTCGGAACAAAAGCCTAAGATGACAAACGTTGTTACGGCCCCGGTAGCGGCTGTACCAGACCGGAAAATCGAGACCACTGTGAAAAATAAGGAGATTAATGATCTCGAGGTAGTTTCTGACTCTGCCGAAAACGACAAGCTTGAGAATCCGATCGCCGGTCCGAGTATAATTAAAGCCGAGCCTTTAGTGCCGACGGTCGCAGATGAAAAGATTGAGACAAAGCCGCAGGAGACGATAGATTCCAATCGCTCGGAAGATGACCGGTCCTGGTTATTCAAGCAATCCTCGGATCATTTCACTTTGCAATTAATGGTATTATCGAGCCGACAGTCGATTGTCAATGTGCTGAACAAATATCGGCACCTCAAGCAGGACTTGAAGTATCTTGAAACTCGCATCGGCGGTAAAGAGAAATTTATTTTGCTGTACGGCTCGTTTAGCAGTCATCCCGAAGCCGAAAGGTCTACCGGAAAATTGCCGGCGGAGTTCAAAGGGGCTTGGGTTAGGCGTTTCGCGGTTTTACAAAACGATATCAAAAATGCAAACTAA
- the aroB gene encoding 3-dehydroquinate synthase, with amino-acid sequence MKTLQVDLGQRSYPIYIGSRLLEKADLLTRHIRSKQILIVTNETVAPLYLQQVLDNLSDFVVETVVLPDGEQYKTLDYLNRIFDTLLAHKFSRNASLIALGGGVIGDMGGFAAACYQRGIPFIQIPTTLLAQVDSSVGGKTGVNHSLGKNMIGAFYQPQCVIADMSVLSTLDDRQLSAGIAEVIKYGLIRDPDFFSWLENNLESLLDRDAEALAHAVERSCRNKAEVVAADEKEADVRATLNLGHTFGHAIETGMGYGSYLHGEAVAIGTCQAADLSRRKGWLTDADVERIIRLFKRARLPVEPPVALDANRFIELMAVDKKNVDGNIRLILLKSIGEATLPVGVEKALLVATLNGYGRKG; translated from the coding sequence ATGAAAACATTACAAGTCGATTTAGGGCAGCGTAGTTATCCGATTTATATAGGCTCTCGTTTGCTGGAAAAAGCCGATTTATTGACTCGGCATATTCGTTCAAAACAAATATTGATTGTGACAAACGAAACGGTGGCGCCTTTATATTTGCAACAGGTGCTCGATAACCTGTCGGATTTTGTCGTCGAAACTGTTGTCTTGCCGGATGGCGAACAATATAAAACACTCGACTATTTGAATCGGATTTTCGATACTTTGTTGGCTCACAAATTCAGTCGAAACGCCAGCTTGATTGCCTTGGGCGGCGGCGTTATCGGCGACATGGGCGGTTTTGCCGCCGCTTGTTACCAACGCGGAATCCCATTCATACAAATCCCGACCACCTTGTTGGCGCAAGTCGACTCTTCGGTCGGCGGAAAGACCGGCGTCAATCATTCGCTCGGCAAAAACATGATCGGCGCGTTTTATCAACCGCAATGCGTGATTGCCGATATGTCGGTCTTGTCGACATTGGACGACAGGCAATTGTCGGCCGGTATCGCCGAAGTGATCAAATACGGTTTGATACGCGATCCCGATTTTTTTTCATGGCTCGAGAACAATCTCGAATCCTTGCTCGACAGGGATGCCGAAGCCCTCGCGCATGCGGTCGAGCGCTCGTGCCGCAATAAAGCCGAAGTCGTTGCGGCCGATGAAAAAGAAGCCGATGTGAGGGCAACCTTGAATTTAGGCCACACCTTCGGTCATGCGATAGAAACCGGCATGGGTTATGGAAGCTATTTGCACGGCGAGGCGGTTGCGATCGGCACTTGCCAGGCGGCCGATTTATCAAGACGCAAAGGCTGGCTGACCGATGCCGACGTCGAGCGGATTATTCGATTGTTTAAGCGGGCTAGATTGCCGGTCGAGCCTCCGGTAGCGCTCGATGCTAACCGTTTTATCGAATTGATGGCCGTGGATAAAAAAAATGTCGACGGCAATATTCGTTTGATTTTGTTGAAAAGCATCGGCGAGGCAACCTTGCCGGTCGGTGTCGAAAAAGCATTATTGGTAGCGACGCTAAACGGATATGGTCGAAAAGGCTAA
- the aroK gene encoding shikimate kinase AroK, which translates to MAKSENIYLIGLMGAGKTTIGRLLAKSLKMPFYDSDKIIEDLTGVDIPTIFEFEGEVGFRDREQKALAGLTKLTHVVLATGGGAVIREENRECLKENGFVVYLQCSVDRILERTKRDTQRPLLQTDNPRAKLEQLLIEREPLYLSCADYIVDSGTLQSKAAVKNILQRYRDL; encoded by the coding sequence ATGGCTAAATCGGAGAACATTTATCTCATCGGTCTAATGGGGGCCGGCAAAACGACAATCGGTAGGCTGTTGGCCAAATCGTTAAAAATGCCGTTTTACGATAGCGACAAGATTATCGAAGATTTGACCGGTGTCGATATTCCAACGATCTTCGAATTCGAAGGTGAGGTAGGTTTTCGGGATCGGGAACAAAAAGCGTTAGCTGGTTTGACGAAATTGACTCATGTCGTGTTGGCGACCGGCGGCGGTGCAGTTATCCGCGAAGAAAATCGGGAATGTCTCAAGGAAAACGGTTTTGTGGTTTATTTGCAATGTTCGGTGGACAGAATTTTGGAAAGAACCAAGCGCGATACGCAGCGCCCGTTACTGCAAACCGACAATCCGAGAGCGAAGTTGGAACAGTTGCTAATCGAACGCGAGCCTTTATATTTGTCATGTGCGGACTATATCGTCGATAGCGGCACATTACAGAGTAAGGCCGCGGTTAAAAATATTTTGCAGCGTTATAGGGATTTATGA
- the pilQ gene encoding type IV pilus secretin family protein, producing MNRVTKPLWKTIFAGIFLCVFQFAVQASEVQIQNLDFTRLSGGRLQLQLELDGPAPAPRVFHTDNPARIALDFSGVKSGLSKKKFPINLDAADSVYVAESGGRLRVVINLISSVPYETRTEGNKVFVTLTGAAQAEAPVVRPETSIVATAAQQARSDVMAQFLPEQGIKGVDFRRGPRGEGRILVSLSEPNTMVNTREVGGKVEIYFVNTRLPERLSKRYDVSEFATPVKSFDAVSSRQEAKITVDLQSPLYEYSQFQSEGMLTVEFRPLTQAEKDFIDSQKDRYTGDRLSLNFQDIEIRSVITLLSEFTGQNVVAGDEVTGRITLKLDDVPWDEALDFIMMTKGLEKYHTGNVTLIAPVGKIKEYKEKQRETEKVVEQLEPLRTEYIKINFARAEGFKNLLYGFDAGTFGQCGIVPEQSEGGQTTGQFGMGGMQGRGGAQGGMGGGTGGAMGGMGGMGGAMGGMGGGSSAQLRRQSGTEGEEDYSMLSPRGTVVVDARTNTLIVRETAQRLEEIRKLIAKLDLPVRQVMIESRIVIAANTFARDLGVRFGVTKQAAIGSGKSFAIGGAGTQSNANALPNADGNIGEISDQLVDLGLQAFNKTPYGALGMTLARAADYVLNLELTALQDEGRAEIVANPRVMTSDRCQARIKQGFEVPFQSSSGNLGTNIEFKEAELVLDVTPQITPDGTIQMGLLITKNEPDFNRAILGQPPIVTNVQMLDGETVVLGGVFENTVSDLKNSIPFFGDIPGIGFLFRRNEKLDDKSELLIFVTPKIVHDNLASEKY from the coding sequence ATGAACAGAGTGACCAAGCCTCTATGGAAAACAATCTTCGCGGGAATTTTCCTGTGTGTTTTTCAGTTTGCCGTTCAAGCGAGTGAAGTACAAATTCAAAATCTAGATTTTACTCGATTGTCGGGGGGGCGCTTGCAGTTGCAATTGGAACTGGACGGGCCGGCGCCGGCTCCTCGGGTTTTTCATACCGACAACCCCGCAAGAATTGCGTTGGACTTTAGCGGCGTTAAAAGCGGTTTATCCAAGAAAAAATTTCCGATCAATTTAGATGCCGCCGATAGCGTGTATGTCGCCGAATCCGGCGGCAGGTTACGAGTCGTCATTAATTTGATTTCTTCGGTGCCTTATGAAACACGTACGGAAGGAAATAAAGTATTCGTCACGTTAACCGGGGCTGCGCAGGCTGAGGCGCCTGTCGTTCGTCCGGAGACATCGATCGTGGCTACGGCTGCACAACAAGCGAGAAGCGATGTGATGGCGCAGTTTTTGCCTGAACAAGGTATCAAGGGCGTGGATTTCAGGCGTGGACCGCGTGGCGAAGGACGTATTTTGGTCTCGTTGAGCGAACCGAATACGATGGTCAATACCCGTGAAGTCGGCGGTAAGGTCGAAATTTATTTCGTCAACACCCGTTTGCCGGAGCGGCTTTCGAAACGTTACGACGTATCCGAGTTTGCTACGCCGGTCAAATCGTTCGATGCGGTCAGTAGTCGTCAAGAAGCCAAAATTACTGTCGATTTACAGAGCCCGCTTTACGAATATTCTCAGTTCCAGTCGGAAGGCATGCTGACGGTCGAGTTTCGACCGTTGACACAGGCCGAAAAAGACTTTATCGATAGCCAGAAAGACCGTTATACCGGCGATCGTTTGTCGCTTAATTTTCAAGATATCGAAATTCGTAGTGTGATTACGCTGCTGTCCGAGTTTACCGGACAGAACGTTGTCGCCGGCGACGAAGTAACCGGGCGGATAACCTTGAAACTCGACGACGTGCCGTGGGACGAAGCGCTGGATTTCATCATGATGACTAAAGGCTTGGAAAAATACCACACCGGTAATGTTACGTTGATCGCGCCGGTCGGCAAGATCAAGGAATATAAAGAGAAGCAGCGTGAAACCGAAAAAGTAGTCGAGCAATTGGAGCCGCTTCGCACCGAGTACATCAAAATAAACTTCGCGCGTGCAGAGGGCTTTAAGAATCTATTGTATGGTTTCGATGCGGGTACGTTCGGGCAATGCGGCATCGTACCTGAGCAGAGTGAGGGTGGTCAAACCACCGGCCAGTTTGGTATGGGCGGCATGCAGGGACGTGGCGGTGCGCAGGGCGGAATGGGTGGCGGAACGGGTGGTGCTATGGGCGGAATGGGTGGCATGGGTGGTGCTATGGGCGGAATGGGCGGCGGCTCCAGCGCGCAATTGAGGCGCCAGTCCGGAACGGAGGGGGAAGAAGACTATTCGATGTTGTCACCGCGCGGAACTGTCGTCGTCGATGCGCGTACGAATACGCTGATTGTCCGCGAAACCGCCCAGAGGCTCGAGGAGATCCGCAAATTGATCGCGAAGCTCGACTTGCCGGTGCGTCAGGTAATGATAGAATCGCGCATCGTGATTGCCGCCAATACTTTTGCAAGAGACTTGGGAGTGAGATTTGGTGTAACTAAACAGGCTGCGATTGGTTCAGGTAAGTCCTTCGCTATAGGTGGTGCTGGGACTCAATCAAACGCCAATGCTTTGCCCAATGCCGATGGCAACATTGGTGAGATAAGCGATCAGCTGGTCGATCTGGGTTTGCAGGCATTTAACAAGACACCTTATGGTGCTTTGGGCATGACGTTGGCGAGGGCTGCCGATTACGTCTTGAATCTGGAATTGACGGCATTGCAGGACGAGGGGCGTGCAGAAATTGTTGCAAATCCAAGAGTTATGACTTCCGATCGTTGTCAAGCTAGAATTAAACAGGGCTTCGAGGTGCCTTTTCAATCATCAAGCGGTAATTTGGGTACCAATATAGAGTTCAAGGAAGCCGAATTGGTGCTCGACGTGACGCCGCAAATCACGCCGGACGGTACGATTCAGATGGGCTTATTGATCACCAAAAATGAACCCGACTTTAACCGAGCGATACTCGGGCAACCGCCGATCGTCACGAATGTGCAGATGCTGGACGGCGAAACAGTCGTGTTGGGCGGTGTGTTCGAAAACACGGTCAGCGACTTGAAAAACTCGATACCGTTCTTTGGCGATATTCCGGGCATAGGCTTTTTGTTCCGGAGAAACGAGAAATTGGATGACAAATCGGAACTGCTGATTTTCGTTACGCCGAAAATCGTTCACGATAATTTGGCCAGCGAAAAGTATTGA
- a CDS encoding pilus assembly protein PilP yields MKSSILSLTDSRSRQSRFGGAFFKYGAFAALGLLNLLLLSACSSDDKSDLVQYINQVKARPKTQIEPLPEIKVIEPFIYKPSGLRDPFRPIEKAMEAELVDAGTGRGIRPDPTRRKEQLETYSLDSLRMVGTITKDAVLWGLIKAGDGTIHRVREGNYMGRNHGKIIRINEDKIELMEIVPDKPGTWREQQTSLALSE; encoded by the coding sequence ATGAAGTCGAGTATTTTATCGCTAACCGATTCAAGGTCACGGCAAAGTCGATTTGGCGGCGCGTTTTTTAAATATGGTGCATTTGCGGCCTTAGGTTTGTTGAATCTGTTGTTACTGAGTGCTTGCTCGAGCGATGATAAGTCCGATTTGGTGCAATATATCAATCAAGTCAAGGCCCGGCCGAAAACGCAAATAGAGCCGCTTCCTGAAATCAAAGTGATCGAGCCATTCATCTATAAACCGAGCGGTTTACGCGATCCGTTCCGGCCCATAGAAAAAGCTATGGAAGCCGAGCTTGTCGATGCCGGAACAGGGAGAGGGATTAGGCCCGATCCTACCCGTCGCAAGGAGCAATTGGAAACCTATTCTCTGGACAGCTTGAGAATGGTGGGAACCATCACTAAGGATGCTGTGTTATGGGGCTTGATCAAGGCCGGAGACGGCACTATCCACCGGGTACGAGAAGGTAATTACATGGGTAGGAATCACGGTAAAATTATTCGTATCAATGAGGATAAAATCGAATTGATGGAAATCGTTCCCGATAAGCCGGGAACATGGCGAGAACAGCAAACTTCATTGGCATTGTCCGAATGA
- a CDS encoding type IV pilus inner membrane component PilO — protein MNLSEINWDFNEAGTWPTPVKAVVIAIVCILVAVGGYYYDTADQLEALERLEQTERDLKSSFEVKQKKAINLPDYKAQLEQIEDSLTEIIKQMPTRSEVANLLVDISQTGLASGLEFRLFRPTDPVRRDFYWELPINIQVIGRYEELALFVSGLASLPRIVTVHDVKISPVSQQAKGETSDKMVMDATIKTYNEGEQGPAPAKPQQRRGRR, from the coding sequence ATGAATCTGTCTGAAATTAATTGGGATTTTAATGAGGCCGGGACCTGGCCGACACCGGTTAAAGCCGTAGTCATTGCAATCGTGTGCATACTCGTTGCGGTCGGCGGTTATTATTACGATACCGCCGATCAATTAGAAGCGTTGGAACGATTGGAACAGACTGAGCGCGATTTGAAGAGTAGCTTCGAGGTTAAACAAAAAAAAGCGATCAATCTACCGGATTACAAGGCGCAGTTAGAACAGATCGAGGATTCGCTGACTGAAATCATCAAACAAATGCCGACTCGCTCCGAAGTGGCGAATTTATTGGTTGATATTTCGCAGACCGGCTTGGCGAGCGGTTTGGAATTCAGACTGTTTAGGCCGACAGATCCGGTGCGCCGCGACTTTTATTGGGAGCTCCCGATCAATATACAAGTTATCGGACGTTACGAAGAGTTGGCTTTGTTTGTGAGCGGTCTGGCTTCATTGCCGAGGATCGTGACCGTGCATGACGTTAAGATAAGCCCTGTTTCGCAACAAGCTAAAGGCGAGACGTCCGATAAGATGGTCATGGACGCTACGATCAAGACCTATAACGAGGGAGAGCAAGGCCCCGCGCCGGCAAAGCCTCAGCAAAGAAGAGGTAGAAGATGA
- a CDS encoding PilN domain-containing protein gives MARINLLPWRAELKKQQQQQFLTAALLSIALTLVLIFAVHMHYDDVMSYQESRNQMLRNEIAAVDKKIAEIKNIEEKKTELLTKIDVIQKLQESRPLIVHLFDEVARRTPDGVFLTSFVQSDKVLTFNGKTESNARVSAFMRAIEASEWLHSPKLNIIQSQQKTKVDQLSDFILIAKLGVISEDEKN, from the coding sequence ATGGCCCGAATTAACCTGCTCCCTTGGCGAGCCGAGCTTAAAAAACAACAGCAACAGCAATTCTTGACTGCTGCTTTGTTGTCGATTGCCTTAACCCTGGTGTTGATTTTTGCGGTTCACATGCATTACGACGACGTAATGTCGTATCAGGAAAGTCGGAACCAAATGCTCAGGAATGAAATCGCTGCGGTCGACAAGAAAATTGCCGAAATTAAAAACATCGAAGAAAAGAAAACCGAATTACTGACTAAGATCGATGTGATTCAAAAGCTGCAGGAAAGTAGGCCCCTGATTGTACACCTGTTCGATGAAGTCGCTAGAAGGACGCCGGACGGCGTTTTTCTAACAAGCTTTGTGCAGTCCGATAAGGTATTGACGTTTAACGGCAAGACCGAATCGAATGCGCGGGTATCGGCGTTTATGCGGGCGATTGAGGCTTCAGAGTGGCTGCACAGTCCAAAGTTGAACATCATTCAGTCTCAACAAAAAACCAAAGTCGATCAGCTCAGCGATTTTATTCTTATCGCGAAACTTGGCGTGATTTCCGAAGATGAGAAAAACTGA
- a CDS encoding pilus assembly protein PilM — MNWFSRKNVPVVGIDISTAAVKLLELSKNGPRYRVESYAVAPLPQDAVIDKNFANVDVISDAIKQAIKQSGTKVKYACVAVAGSAVMTKIITMPANYSDEEVYEQIMVEADQYVPYALDEVNLDFEVQGKNAKNSEMVDVLLVASRRENVEDRIEALDRAGLKAKIIDVEAFAMENAFALIADQLPGSSEGQTIAISDIGSTMATLNVIADGRTIYTREQGFGGRQLTDEIQRRYGLSYEEAGLAKRHGGLPDNYINDVLEPFKKAMVQQIARSLQFFVSSSANRTIDSIILAGGCSSIPGVEKLVEQNLSIPCFIANPFINMALSNRVKPQSLSSDAPAMMIACGLALRSFD, encoded by the coding sequence ATGAACTGGTTTAGTCGCAAAAATGTGCCTGTCGTCGGTATCGACATTAGCACGGCAGCCGTTAAGTTATTGGAATTATCGAAAAACGGTCCTCGTTATCGAGTCGAAAGTTATGCCGTCGCGCCATTACCGCAGGATGCCGTTATCGATAAAAATTTCGCGAATGTCGATGTAATCTCTGACGCCATCAAACAAGCTATCAAACAATCCGGAACGAAAGTCAAATATGCCTGCGTCGCGGTTGCGGGTTCGGCGGTTATGACCAAAATCATAACGATGCCTGCTAATTATTCGGACGAAGAAGTTTACGAACAAATCATGGTCGAGGCCGATCAATATGTGCCTTATGCACTGGATGAGGTCAACCTGGATTTTGAAGTTCAGGGAAAAAACGCTAAAAACTCCGAAATGGTTGATGTGCTCTTGGTCGCCTCCCGTCGTGAAAATGTCGAGGACCGCATCGAAGCCTTGGATAGGGCAGGTTTAAAAGCCAAGATCATCGATGTCGAAGCGTTTGCGATGGAAAACGCTTTTGCGCTTATCGCCGATCAATTACCCGGTTCTAGCGAAGGTCAGACTATCGCTATCTCGGATATCGGTTCGACAATGGCGACTTTGAACGTCATTGCGGACGGTAGAACCATTTATACGCGCGAACAAGGCTTCGGCGGAAGGCAGTTGACCGATGAAATTCAACGCCGCTACGGTTTGTCCTACGAAGAAGCCGGTCTTGCCAAGCGGCATGGCGGTCTTCCCGATAATTATATCAATGACGTATTGGAGCCATTTAAGAAGGCGATGGTTCAGCAAATCGCCCGATCGCTCCAATTTTTTGTTTCATCGAGCGCCAATAGAACGATCGATTCGATTATTTTGGCGGGCGGTTGCTCGTCGATACCCGGTGTCGAAAAGCTGGTCGAGCAGAACTTGAGTATTCCCTGTTTTATTGCCAATCCGTTTATCAATATGGCTTTATCGAATCGAGTGAAACCGCAGAGTTTAAGTAGCGATGCGCCGGCGATGATGATTGCCTGCGGTCTTGCGCTAAGGAGTTTCGATTAA
- a CDS encoding penicillin-binding protein 1A, with amino-acid sequence MIIKLVITFFKWLSVLFLIGLISAAIYGYLLLERLSDELPDVNQLKDVHYQTPLQIYSKDNLLIAEFGEKKRNPITIDQAPKELIHAFLAAEDKHFYEHHGVDFVGLFRAALKLATTGKKEQGGSTITMQVTRNFLLSREKTYTRKLKEILLSLKIEETFSKDTILELYLNKIYLGQRSYGVAAAAQTYYGKSLNELTLAESAMIAGLPKAPSAYNPIVNPARAMERRDYVLYRMHKIGYIDQQTYQAALAEANTARVIHRGIELSAPFIAEMARQKILELYGTQAYGSGMKVYTTITRPLQNAATRALRNAVHSYDERHGYRFKLPDAPAQKTDIDKMPIIGDSYPALIKRIDNDKATVQLRGGKNVEVPWNNMKWARKFISRNARGAAPQSIHDLFKIGDAIFVRQLNDKTWALAQIPEAEGAFVAIDTIDGAILALAGGYDFNHNKFNRVTQSNRQPGSGFKPIIYTTALEKGYTAASLINDAPIVLEGSRPGHEWRPENYNRRFSGPTSLRVALRQSKNLISVRLLLNLGIKPVVETAMRFGFQKNQLPNSYTLALGSGQATPLQMARAYAVFANGGFLIEPYLIDRIESGDGKLLYQANPQVACLDCTSESPSFINQAPRIITPQINFLMNSLLRDVVQRGTAVKAKRLGRTDLAGKTGTTNDHRDAWFNGYSTTISATAWVGFDNFNSLGYKETGGAAALPMWMEFMQAALQDKPEIPLTPPEGVAKMYVDAESGMMMSAEIPGGIWEFFDTTQQAHMHTNFEFTPPDEAHFSERHPIETLF; translated from the coding sequence GTGATAATTAAATTAGTGATCACCTTTTTTAAATGGCTCAGCGTGCTTTTTCTAATCGGCCTGATATCGGCGGCGATCTACGGCTATCTGTTATTAGAGCGCCTTTCCGATGAACTGCCCGATGTTAACCAACTAAAGGATGTTCATTATCAAACGCCGCTACAAATTTATAGCAAAGACAATCTTTTAATCGCTGAATTCGGCGAAAAAAAGCGCAATCCCATCACGATCGACCAGGCTCCAAAAGAGCTAATTCATGCATTTCTAGCGGCCGAAGACAAACATTTTTACGAACATCATGGTGTCGATTTTGTAGGCCTATTTCGTGCGGCGTTAAAACTCGCCACCACCGGTAAAAAGGAACAAGGCGGCAGCACGATCACGATGCAAGTCACACGAAACTTTTTACTGAGCCGAGAAAAAACCTACACTCGTAAATTAAAAGAAATACTTCTATCGCTCAAGATAGAAGAGACTTTTTCAAAAGATACGATTCTCGAACTTTATTTGAATAAAATCTATCTGGGTCAACGCTCCTACGGCGTTGCAGCCGCCGCTCAAACCTATTACGGCAAATCCTTAAACGAACTCACGCTGGCGGAATCCGCAATGATAGCAGGCCTGCCTAAAGCGCCTTCGGCCTACAATCCTATCGTCAACCCGGCCCGGGCAATGGAAAGACGCGACTATGTATTATACCGAATGCATAAAATCGGCTATATCGACCAACAAACTTACCAAGCTGCCCTCGCCGAAGCCAATACAGCAAGAGTGATTCATCGCGGCATCGAACTGTCGGCGCCTTTTATCGCAGAAATGGCCCGGCAAAAAATTCTTGAACTTTACGGAACTCAAGCATACGGTTCGGGGATGAAAGTCTACACGACGATTACCCGCCCTCTGCAAAACGCAGCCACACGGGCTTTAAGAAATGCGGTGCATAGCTATGACGAGCGCCACGGATACCGTTTTAAACTGCCCGATGCTCCCGCTCAAAAAACCGACATCGACAAAATGCCGATCATCGGCGATAGCTATCCAGCTCTGATCAAACGAATCGACAACGACAAAGCCACCGTTCAATTACGCGGCGGAAAGAACGTTGAAGTACCATGGAACAACATGAAATGGGCGCGCAAATTTATTTCAAGAAACGCGCGAGGGGCAGCTCCGCAATCAATCCACGATCTATTCAAAATCGGCGACGCCATTTTTGTCAGACAACTAAACGATAAAACCTGGGCTTTAGCACAAATACCGGAAGCCGAGGGCGCCTTTGTCGCCATCGACACGATCGATGGCGCGATATTGGCATTGGCCGGCGGTTACGACTTCAATCACAACAAATTCAACCGAGTGACACAGTCGAACCGACAACCGGGATCGGGCTTTAAACCCATTATCTATACAACAGCCTTGGAAAAAGGTTACACGGCAGCATCGCTAATCAACGATGCACCGATCGTCTTGGAAGGCTCAAGACCCGGGCATGAATGGCGTCCGGAGAATTACAACCGAAGATTTTCCGGGCCGACCAGCCTAAGAGTCGCGCTTCGACAATCCAAAAACCTAATTTCGGTTCGCTTGCTGCTGAATTTAGGCATCAAGCCCGTCGTTGAGACCGCCATGCGCTTCGGGTTCCAAAAGAATCAGCTGCCCAATAGCTATACGCTTGCACTGGGTAGCGGCCAAGCCACTCCACTACAGATGGCGCGCGCTTACGCAGTCTTCGCGAACGGCGGCTTTCTAATCGAGCCTTATTTGATCGACCGGATTGAATCCGGGGACGGTAAATTACTATACCAAGCCAATCCTCAAGTCGCCTGCCTGGACTGTACCAGCGAATCACCCTCATTCATCAATCAAGCACCGCGCATCATTACGCCGCAAATTAATTTTTTAATGAACTCTCTGCTGCGCGACGTTGTACAAAGAGGCACCGCAGTCAAAGCGAAACGACTCGGACGCACCGACCTTGCAGGAAAAACCGGCACGACAAACGATCACCGCGATGCATGGTTCAACGGCTATAGCACCACCATCTCCGCTACGGCATGGGTAGGGTTCGACAACTTCAACAGCCTGGGCTACAAAGAAACCGGCGGCGCTGCTGCCTTGCCGATGTGGATGGAATTCATGCAGGCCGCTTTACAAGACAAGCCGGAAATCCCTTTAACGCCGCCGGAAGGGGTTGCCAAGATGTATGTCGACGCCGAAAGCGGCATGATGATGTCGGCAGAAATACCGGGCGGTATTTGGGAGTTTTTCGACACCACGCAGCAAGCGCACATGCATACGAATTTCGAATTCACGCCCCCCGACGAAGCCCATTTCAGCGAAAGACATCCGATTGAAACGCTGTTTTAA